The Flavobacterium marginilacus genome window below encodes:
- a CDS encoding family 43 glycosylhydrolase: MLFLFFQIFSFSAEAQKSENLASKPLFRDPVFDGTADPVIIWNKKQKKWFMFYTNRRANDSTAKGISWVHGTRIGIAESTNGVNWVYKDTCKIGYKLPGITHWAPDVIENKGLYHMYLTIVPGIFEDWYHPRFIIHLTSKNLIDWKFESKLKLASERCIDASVFRLPNGTWRMYYNNENDGKSIYYADSPDLYNWTDAGKKVVNERGEGPKVFQWKGKNWMICDTWRGLSVYSSEDFINWKRQPKNILEIPGKGIDDQVIGGHADVVVNNGKAYIFYFTHPGRTPENKGIDNYQTRRSSIQAAELELENNEIVCHRDNPVYINLKQP; this comes from the coding sequence ATGTTATTTCTGTTTTTTCAAATTTTTAGTTTCTCTGCAGAAGCACAAAAATCTGAGAATTTAGCCAGTAAACCATTGTTTCGAGATCCTGTTTTTGATGGAACCGCAGATCCAGTTATTATTTGGAACAAAAAACAGAAAAAATGGTTCATGTTTTATACCAATCGCAGGGCTAATGATTCAACAGCCAAAGGTATTAGCTGGGTTCACGGAACTCGAATTGGAATCGCCGAATCAACAAATGGAGTGAATTGGGTTTATAAAGACACTTGTAAAATTGGTTATAAATTGCCAGGAATTACGCATTGGGCACCAGATGTTATTGAAAATAAAGGCTTGTATCATATGTATCTAACGATTGTTCCAGGGATTTTTGAAGACTGGTACCATCCGCGTTTTATTATTCATCTGACGAGTAAAAATTTAATAGACTGGAAATTTGAATCAAAATTAAAATTAGCGTCAGAGCGGTGTATCGATGCTTCTGTTTTTAGATTGCCCAATGGAACTTGGCGCATGTATTACAATAATGAAAATGACGGAAAATCTATTTATTATGCAGACAGTCCTGATTTATATAATTGGACAGATGCTGGTAAAAAAGTTGTAAATGAGCGTGGCGAAGGACCAAAAGTTTTTCAGTGGAAAGGCAAAAATTGGATGATTTGTGATACTTGGCGTGGACTAAGTGTATATTCGTCAGAAGATTTTATTAATTGGAAACGTCAGCCAAAAAATATTCTGGAAATTCCAGGTAAAGGAATCGATGATCAGGTTATTGGAGGACATGCAGATGTAGTAGTAAATAATGGTAAAGCGTATATTTTTTATTTTACACATCCAGGAAGAACTCCCGAAAACAAAGGAATAGATAATTACCAGACTAGAAGAAGTTCGATTCAAGCAGCCGAATTAGAATTAGAGAATAACGAAATTGTTTGTCACAGGGATAATCCTGTTTATATAAATTTAAAACAGCCATAA